Proteins co-encoded in one Ananas comosus cultivar F153 linkage group 15, ASM154086v1, whole genome shotgun sequence genomic window:
- the LOC109720895 gene encoding heptahelical transmembrane protein ADIPOR3-like isoform X1: MAESGAIGLYADDFDESSSANSSSSPSSSSSSPFSAAKGLKGRRLWKRVKYQLVEYHSLPAYLKDNEYILRYYRSEWPLKQILLSIFTIHNETLNVWTHLIGFFLFLALTIYTAMKVPKVVDFQSLQHLPDVLRKADLQKIQSELLACLPSLPHLSDLHKLKDELKTSLSSIDMLPSISSRWHLLELLSSCLPQRFTHLNQTNVCVLRSVKEDVANMIAPLLVRPIARWPFFAFLGGAMFCLLASSTCHLLSCHSRRIAYIMLRLDYAGIAALIATSFYPPVYYSFMCNPFFCNLYLGFITLLGIATISVSLLPVFQSPEYRTIRASLFFGMGLSGVVPVLHKLVMFWHTPEALHTTGYEVLMGLLYGLGALVYATRIPERWMPGKFDIAGHSHQLFHVLVVAGAYTHYRAGLVYLRWRDLEGC; the protein is encoded by the exons ATGGCCGAGTCCGGGGCGATCGGGCTCTACGCCGACGACTTCGACGAGTCCTCCTCCGCCAACTCgtcctcctcgccttcgtcatcgtcgtcgtcgccgttcTCGGCGGCGAAGGGATTGAAGGGGCGGAGGCTGTGGAAGCGGGTCAAGTACCAGCTCGTGGAGTACCATTCCCTGCCCGCGTATCTCAAAGACAACGAGTACATATTGAGGTATTATCGCTCCGAGTGGCCGCTGAAGCAGATCCTCTTGAGCATCTTCACCATCCACAACGAAACCCTAAATGTCTGGAC GCACTTGATTGGATTCTTTCTATTCCTTGCTTTAACCATATACACCGCGATGAAGGTTCCAAAGGTTGTCGATTTCCAATCGCTACAGCATTTGCCCGACGTGCTGAGAAAAGCCGACCTACAGAAAATTCAGTCTGAGCTTCTGGCCTGTCTCCCTTCGTTGCCTCACCTCTCTGATCTACACAAATTGAAAGATGAGTTGAAGACCTCCCTCTCCTCTATCGATATGCTCCCCTCCATATCATCGCGCTGGCATCTTCTAGAGCTCCTGTCAAGCTGTTTGCCCCAGAGATTCACCCATTTAAATCAGACAAATGTATGTGTTCTG CGGAGTGTGAAAGAGGATGTGGCCAACATGATCGCACCATTGCTTGTGCGGCCGATCGCACGGTGGCCGTTCTTCGCATTCCTAGGTGGGGCTATGTTCTGCCTGCTGGCGAGCAGCACGTGCCACCTCCTCTCCTGCCACTCGCGCCGCATCGCGTACATCATGCTCCGCCTCGACTACGCCGGAATCGCGGCCCTCATCGCCACCTCCTTCTATCCCCCGGTCTACTACTCCTTCATGTGCAACCCTTTCTTTTGCAACCTCTACCTTGGCTTTATAACTCTTCTAGGGATCGCCACCATCTCCGTCTCTCTTCTTCCAGTCTTCCAGAGCCCAGAGTACCGGACCATCAGGGCAAGCCTCTTCTTCGGGATGGGATTATCAGGAGTCGTGCCGGTTCTTCATAAGTTGGTTATGTTTTGGCATACGCCGGAGGCACTCCACACGACCGGGTATGAAGTTCTAATGGGGCTTTTATACGGGCTTGGTGCTCTGGTCTACGCGACGCGAATCCCAGAGCGGTGGATGCCAGGAAAGTTCGACATCGCCGGGCACAGCCACCAGCTATTTCATGTGTTGGTGGTCGCCGGAGCGTACACGCACTACCGGGCCGGTCTGGTATACCTTAGATGGAGGGATCTCGAAGGGTGCTAG
- the LOC109720895 gene encoding heptahelical transmembrane protein ADIPOR3-like isoform X2, whose protein sequence is MAESGAIGLYADDFDESSSANSSSSPSSSSSSPFSAAKGLKGRRLWKRVKYQLVEYHSLPAYLKDNEYILRYYRSEWPLKQILLSIFTIHNETLNVWTHLIGFFLFLALTIYTAMKVPKVVDFQSLQHLPDVLRKADLQKIQSELLACLPSLPHLSDLHKLKDELKTSLSSIDMLPSISSRWHLLELLSSCLPQRFTHLNQTNRSVKEDVANMIAPLLVRPIARWPFFAFLGGAMFCLLASSTCHLLSCHSRRIAYIMLRLDYAGIAALIATSFYPPVYYSFMCNPFFCNLYLGFITLLGIATISVSLLPVFQSPEYRTIRASLFFGMGLSGVVPVLHKLVMFWHTPEALHTTGYEVLMGLLYGLGALVYATRIPERWMPGKFDIAGHSHQLFHVLVVAGAYTHYRAGLVYLRWRDLEGC, encoded by the exons ATGGCCGAGTCCGGGGCGATCGGGCTCTACGCCGACGACTTCGACGAGTCCTCCTCCGCCAACTCgtcctcctcgccttcgtcatcgtcgtcgtcgccgttcTCGGCGGCGAAGGGATTGAAGGGGCGGAGGCTGTGGAAGCGGGTCAAGTACCAGCTCGTGGAGTACCATTCCCTGCCCGCGTATCTCAAAGACAACGAGTACATATTGAGGTATTATCGCTCCGAGTGGCCGCTGAAGCAGATCCTCTTGAGCATCTTCACCATCCACAACGAAACCCTAAATGTCTGGAC GCACTTGATTGGATTCTTTCTATTCCTTGCTTTAACCATATACACCGCGATGAAGGTTCCAAAGGTTGTCGATTTCCAATCGCTACAGCATTTGCCCGACGTGCTGAGAAAAGCCGACCTACAGAAAATTCAGTCTGAGCTTCTGGCCTGTCTCCCTTCGTTGCCTCACCTCTCTGATCTACACAAATTGAAAGATGAGTTGAAGACCTCCCTCTCCTCTATCGATATGCTCCCCTCCATATCATCGCGCTGGCATCTTCTAGAGCTCCTGTCAAGCTGTTTGCCCCAGAGATTCACCCATTTAAATCAGACAAAT CGGAGTGTGAAAGAGGATGTGGCCAACATGATCGCACCATTGCTTGTGCGGCCGATCGCACGGTGGCCGTTCTTCGCATTCCTAGGTGGGGCTATGTTCTGCCTGCTGGCGAGCAGCACGTGCCACCTCCTCTCCTGCCACTCGCGCCGCATCGCGTACATCATGCTCCGCCTCGACTACGCCGGAATCGCGGCCCTCATCGCCACCTCCTTCTATCCCCCGGTCTACTACTCCTTCATGTGCAACCCTTTCTTTTGCAACCTCTACCTTGGCTTTATAACTCTTCTAGGGATCGCCACCATCTCCGTCTCTCTTCTTCCAGTCTTCCAGAGCCCAGAGTACCGGACCATCAGGGCAAGCCTCTTCTTCGGGATGGGATTATCAGGAGTCGTGCCGGTTCTTCATAAGTTGGTTATGTTTTGGCATACGCCGGAGGCACTCCACACGACCGGGTATGAAGTTCTAATGGGGCTTTTATACGGGCTTGGTGCTCTGGTCTACGCGACGCGAATCCCAGAGCGGTGGATGCCAGGAAAGTTCGACATCGCCGGGCACAGCCACCAGCTATTTCATGTGTTGGTGGTCGCCGGAGCGTACACGCACTACCGGGCCGGTCTGGTATACCTTAGATGGAGGGATCTCGAAGGGTGCTAG
- the LOC109720897 gene encoding serine carboxypeptidase-like 7 isoform X2, which translates to MALDLLLLLLPLLFSCFLVSSGRRSIITSLPGFDGPLPISLETGYVEVDEENGVQLFFYFIESERNAQEDPLMLWLTGGPGCSAFSGLVYEIGPLSFDVEGYTQGLPTLLYNPHSWTKVSSIIFLDSPVGTGFSYSVLEEGYNSSDTKAVDQILIFLKKWFLDHQEFKSNPLYIGGDSYSGMIIPAVTLEIANSKKLSEETLLNLKGYLAGNPVTDKEFDKGAKVPFAHGMALISDELYESAKESCGGKYTAPGNAQCANYLQAVDECTNGINEGNILEPKCEFASPHPLTVSAERRKMLEEQFEELSLLKSSIPKYCRTYGYLLSKYWADNDTVREALGIRKGTVPSWKRCNYDLPYTKDIPSAVVYHLKVTTKGYRALVYSGDHDFVIPFLGTQAWIRSLNFSIVDEWRPWSVDGQVAGFTRSYSNNLTFATVKGAGHTAPEYKRKESLSMLERWLSGVPI; encoded by the exons ATGgcccttgatcttcttcttcttcttcttcctcttctctttagCTGCTTCCTTGTTAGCTCAGGTAGGAGAAGCATCATCACAAGCCTCCCAGGTTTTGATGGGCCTCTGCCCATTTCCCTGGAGACTGG GTATGTGGAGGTGGATGAGGAGAATGGGGTGCAGCTTTTCTTCTACTTCATAGAATCGGAGAGAAATGCTCAGGAGGACCCTCTCATGCTGTGGCTCACCGGAGGCCCCGGCTGCTCCGCCTTTTCCGGCCTGGTCTACGAGATCG GCCCTCTTAGCTTTGATGTTGAAGGATACACACAAGGCCTCCCAACTTTGTTGTACAACCCACATTCTTGGACCAAG GTGAGCAGCATCATCTTCCTTGATTCCCCAGTGGGGACTGGGTTCTCCTACTCTGTGTTGGAGGAGGGCTACAACTCAAGTGACACAAAAGCTGTTGACCAaatcctcatcttcctcaaaaAG TGGTTTTTGGACCATCAAGAATTTAAGTCAAATCCTCTTTACATCGGCGGCGATTCTTATTCTGGCATGATTATTCCGGCTGTCACTCTAGAAATCGCAAACAGTAAG AAGCTGAGTGAAGAGACACTTCTGAATCTCAAG GGTTATCTGGCCGGCAATCCAGTAACTGACAAAGAGTTCGACAAAGGAGCGAAAGTACCATTTGCTCATGGGATGGCGCTTATTTCTGACGAACTTTATGAG TCAGCAAAGGAAAGTTGCGGCGGAAAATATACTGCTCCGGGAAATGCACAATGTGCGAACTATCTCCAGGCCGTGGATGAG TGTACAAACGGCATCAATGAAGGCAATATTTTGGAGCCGAAATGCGAGTTCGCGAGCCCGCATCCTTTGACAGTTTCCGCCGAGAGAAGGAAAATGCTAGAAGAGCAATTTGAAGAACTCTCTTTGCTGAAATCTAGCATCCCTAAATATTGTAGG ACTTATGGGTACTTGCTATCCAAATATTGGGCAGACAATGATACAGTGAGAGAGGCTCTCGGCATTCGTAAG GGAACGGTTCCTTCCTGGAAAAGGTGCAATTATGATTTACCTTATACGAAAGATATCCCGAGCGCAGTAGTATATCATCTCAAGGTGACAACGAAAGGTTACCGGGCATTGGTTTACAG TGGCGACCACGACTTTGTGATACCGTTTCTGGGCACTCAAGCATGGATCAGGTCTCTGAATTTCTCAATAGTGGACGAGTGGCGACCGTGGTCCGTAGATGGCCAAGTTGCAGG ATTCACGAGGAGTTACTCGAACAACCTCACATTTGCAACCGTAAAG GGTGCAGGACACACTGCTCCAGAATACAAGAGAAAGGAAAGCCTCAGCATGCTGGAAAGATGGTTATCTGGTGTTCCTATATGA
- the LOC109720897 gene encoding serine carboxypeptidase-like 1 isoform X1: MALDLLLLLLPLLFSCFLVSSGRRSIITSLPGFDGPLPISLETGYVEVDEENGVQLFFYFIESERNAQEDPLMLWLTGGPGCSAFSGLVYEIGPLSFDVEGYTQGLPTLLYNPHSWTKVSSIIFLDSPVGTGFSYSVLEEGYNSSDTKAVDQILIFLKKWFLDHQEFKSNPLYIGGDSYSGMIIPAVTLEIANRNKKLSEETLLNLKGYLAGNPVTDKEFDKGAKVPFAHGMALISDELYESAKESCGGKYTAPGNAQCANYLQAVDECTNGINEGNILEPKCEFASPHPLTVSAERRKMLEEQFEELSLLKSSIPKYCRTYGYLLSKYWADNDTVREALGIRKGTVPSWKRCNYDLPYTKDIPSAVVYHLKVTTKGYRALVYSGDHDFVIPFLGTQAWIRSLNFSIVDEWRPWSVDGQVAGFTRSYSNNLTFATVKGAGHTAPEYKRKESLSMLERWLSGVPI; the protein is encoded by the exons ATGgcccttgatcttcttcttcttcttcttcctcttctctttagCTGCTTCCTTGTTAGCTCAGGTAGGAGAAGCATCATCACAAGCCTCCCAGGTTTTGATGGGCCTCTGCCCATTTCCCTGGAGACTGG GTATGTGGAGGTGGATGAGGAGAATGGGGTGCAGCTTTTCTTCTACTTCATAGAATCGGAGAGAAATGCTCAGGAGGACCCTCTCATGCTGTGGCTCACCGGAGGCCCCGGCTGCTCCGCCTTTTCCGGCCTGGTCTACGAGATCG GCCCTCTTAGCTTTGATGTTGAAGGATACACACAAGGCCTCCCAACTTTGTTGTACAACCCACATTCTTGGACCAAG GTGAGCAGCATCATCTTCCTTGATTCCCCAGTGGGGACTGGGTTCTCCTACTCTGTGTTGGAGGAGGGCTACAACTCAAGTGACACAAAAGCTGTTGACCAaatcctcatcttcctcaaaaAG TGGTTTTTGGACCATCAAGAATTTAAGTCAAATCCTCTTTACATCGGCGGCGATTCTTATTCTGGCATGATTATTCCGGCTGTCACTCTAGAAATCGCAAACA GAAATAAGAAGCTGAGTGAAGAGACACTTCTGAATCTCAAG GGTTATCTGGCCGGCAATCCAGTAACTGACAAAGAGTTCGACAAAGGAGCGAAAGTACCATTTGCTCATGGGATGGCGCTTATTTCTGACGAACTTTATGAG TCAGCAAAGGAAAGTTGCGGCGGAAAATATACTGCTCCGGGAAATGCACAATGTGCGAACTATCTCCAGGCCGTGGATGAG TGTACAAACGGCATCAATGAAGGCAATATTTTGGAGCCGAAATGCGAGTTCGCGAGCCCGCATCCTTTGACAGTTTCCGCCGAGAGAAGGAAAATGCTAGAAGAGCAATTTGAAGAACTCTCTTTGCTGAAATCTAGCATCCCTAAATATTGTAGG ACTTATGGGTACTTGCTATCCAAATATTGGGCAGACAATGATACAGTGAGAGAGGCTCTCGGCATTCGTAAG GGAACGGTTCCTTCCTGGAAAAGGTGCAATTATGATTTACCTTATACGAAAGATATCCCGAGCGCAGTAGTATATCATCTCAAGGTGACAACGAAAGGTTACCGGGCATTGGTTTACAG TGGCGACCACGACTTTGTGATACCGTTTCTGGGCACTCAAGCATGGATCAGGTCTCTGAATTTCTCAATAGTGGACGAGTGGCGACCGTGGTCCGTAGATGGCCAAGTTGCAGG ATTCACGAGGAGTTACTCGAACAACCTCACATTTGCAACCGTAAAG GGTGCAGGACACACTGCTCCAGAATACAAGAGAAAGGAAAGCCTCAGCATGCTGGAAAGATGGTTATCTGGTGTTCCTATATGA
- the LOC109720900 gene encoding uncharacterized protein LOC109720900: protein MALPQGAPSPLNKPPSASSSSTGAIFNILPQTKSVQLNEIGRRCILPMLVFATALPDVNESKKALLQEFLKRSKENKEKNDKQRLEDYYKRNYKDYFGLIEGSVKGKKEELLSETEKGILDWLEKNRK, encoded by the exons ATGGCTCTTCCTCAGGGTGCTCCATCTCCATTAAATAAGCCACCCTCTGCATCTTCATCTTCCACAGGAGCAATCTTCAACATCCTGCCGCAAACAAAATCGGTTCAGTTAAATGAAATCGGTAGAAGGTGTATTCTACCAATGCTTGTTTTTGCGACGGCGCTCCCTGACGTGAATGAATCAAAGAAGGCTCTCCTTCAAG AGTTTCTGAAGAggtcaaaagaaaacaaagaaaaaaatgataagcAG AGGCTCGAGGATTACTACAAGAGGAACTACAAGGATTACTTTGGGCTCATTGAAGGTTCAGTAAAAGGCAAGAAAGAGGAGCTGCTTTCTGAGACTGAGAAGGGCATCCTTGATTGGCTGGAAAAGAACAGGAAGTGA
- the LOC109720899 gene encoding uncharacterized protein LOC109720899 isoform X1 gives MEKRREAKRKKFHEALLNLYHPPPPPPPHDSPPRLDEAESVEVLYRDTDLEFDPEDGDYARKERSSSSESDCGSKTLTRAQRKRIRKRKLKEGATVRRKVIGPLLPEGYQDQENQLSDGQKKPLDEKSLGHSAN, from the exons ATGGAGAAGCGGAGAGAGGCGAAGAGGAAAAAGTTCCACGAGGCGCTCCTCAATCTCTACCAccccccacctcctcctcctccccacgATTCCCCTCCTCGC TTAGATGAAGCGGAATCCGTTGAGGTGTTGTATAGAGACACAGACCTGGAGTTTGACCCAG AAGACGGGGATTATGCGAGAAAGGAACGCTCATCGAGCAGTGAAAGCGATTGTGGTTCGAAGACACTCACAAGGGCTCAGAGGAAGAGGATTCGGAAAAGGAAGCTGAAGGAAGGCGCGACAGTTAGAAGAAAAGTTATTGGACCTTTATTGCCAGAAGGTTATCAAGATCAGGAAAATCAACTTTCCGATGGCCAAAAGAAACCATTAGATGAAAAATCATTGGGGCACTCAGCAAATTAA
- the LOC109720898 gene encoding serine carboxypeptidase-like 7, whose product MALDLLLLLPLLFSCFLVSSGRRSIITSLPGFDGPLPISLETGYVEVDEENGVQLFYYFIESERNAQEDPLMLWLTGGPGCSAFSGLVYEIGPLSFDVEGYTEGLPTLLYNPHSWTKVSSIIFLDSPVGTGFSYSVLEEGYNSSDTKAVDQILIFLKKWFVDHPEFKSNPLYIGGDSYSGLIIPAVTLEIANSKKLSEETLLNLKGYLAGNPVTDGEFDSGARLPFAHGMALISDELYESAKESCGGKYTAPRNAQCWNYLQAVYECTKGINGGHILEPNCEFASPHPFTVSAKRRKMLAKQSEELSLLTSSIPTYCRTYGYLLSKYWADNDTVRAALGIHKGTVPSWKRCNFDLPYTKDIWSAVVYHLKVTTKGYRALVYSGDHDFVIPFLGTQAWIRSLNFSVVDEWRPWSVDGQVAGFTRSYSNNLTFATVKGAGHTAPEYKRKESLSMLERWLSGVPV is encoded by the exons ATGgcccttgatcttcttcttcttcttcctcttctctttagCTGCTTCCTTGTTAGCTCAGGTAGGAGAAGCATCATCACAAGCCTCCCAGGTTTTGATGGGCCTTTGCCCATTTCCTTGGAGACTGG GTATGTGGAGGTGGATGAGGAGAATGGGGTGCAGCTTTTCTACTACTTCATAGAATCGGAGAGAAATGCTCAGGAGGACCCTCTCATGCTGTGGCTCACCGGAGGCCCCGGTTGCTCCGCCTTCTCCGGCCTGGTCTACGAGATCG GCCCTCTTAGCTTTGATGTTGAAGGATACACGGAAGGCCTCCCAACTTTGTTGTACAACCCACATTCTTGGACCAAG GTGAGCAGCATCATCTTCCTTGATTCCCCAGTGGGGACTGGGTTCTCCTACTCTGTGTTGGAGGAGGGCTACAACTCAAGTGACACAAAAGCTGTTGACCAaatcctcatcttcctcaaaaAG TGGTTTGTGGACCATCCAGAATTTAAGTCAAATCCTCTTTATATCGGCGGCGATTCTTATTCTGGCTTGATTATTCCGGCTGTTACTCTAGAAATCGCAAACA GTAAGAAGCTGAGTGAAGAGACACTTCTGAATCTCAAG GGTTATCTGGCCGGCAACCCAGTAACTGACGGAGAGTTCGACAGCGGAGCGAGATTACCATTTGCTCATGGGATGGCGCTTATTTCTGATGAACTTTATGAG TCAGCGAAGGAAAGTTGCGGCGGAAAATATACTGCTCCGAGAAATGCACAATGTTGGAACTATCTCCAGGCCGTGTATGAG TGCACAAAGGGCATCAACGGAGGCCATATTTTGGAGCCGAATTGCGAGTTCGCGAGCCCGCATCCTTTCACAGTTTCCGCCAAGAGAAGGAAAATGCTAGCTAAGCAATCTGAAGAACTCTCTTTGCTGACATCTAGCATCCCTACATATTGTAGG ACTTATGGGTACTTGCTATCCAAATATTGGGCAGACAATGATACAGTAAGAGCGGCTCTCGGCATTCATAAG GGAACGGTTCCTTCCTGGAAAAGGTGCAATTTTGATTTACCTTATACGAAAGATATCTGGAGTGCAGTAGTATATCATCTCAAGGTGACAACGAAAGGTTACCGGGCATTGGTTTACAG TGGCGACCACGACTTTGTGATACCGTTTCTGGGAACTCAAGCATGGATCAGGTCTCTGAATTTCTCAGTAGTGGACGAGTGGCGACCGTGGTCTGTAGATGGCCAAGTTGCAGG ATTCACGAGGAGTTACTCGAACAACCTCACATTTGCAACTGTAAAG GGTGCAGGACACACTGCTCCAGAATACAAGAGAAAGGAAAGCCTCAGCATGCTGGAAAGATGGTTATCTGGTGTTCCTGTATGA
- the LOC109720899 gene encoding uncharacterized protein LOC109720899 isoform X2 gives MEKRREAKRKKFHEALLNLYHPPPPPPPHDSPPRLDEAESVEVLYRDTDLEFDPDGDYARKERSSSSESDCGSKTLTRAQRKRIRKRKLKEGATVRRKVIGPLLPEGYQDQENQLSDGQKKPLDEKSLGHSAN, from the exons ATGGAGAAGCGGAGAGAGGCGAAGAGGAAAAAGTTCCACGAGGCGCTCCTCAATCTCTACCAccccccacctcctcctcctccccacgATTCCCCTCCTCGC TTAGATGAAGCGGAATCCGTTGAGGTGTTGTATAGAGACACAGACCTGGAGTTTGACCCAG ACGGGGATTATGCGAGAAAGGAACGCTCATCGAGCAGTGAAAGCGATTGTGGTTCGAAGACACTCACAAGGGCTCAGAGGAAGAGGATTCGGAAAAGGAAGCTGAAGGAAGGCGCGACAGTTAGAAGAAAAGTTATTGGACCTTTATTGCCAGAAGGTTATCAAGATCAGGAAAATCAACTTTCCGATGGCCAAAAGAAACCATTAGATGAAAAATCATTGGGGCACTCAGCAAATTAA